The following proteins are co-located in the Heteronotia binoei isolate CCM8104 ecotype False Entrance Well chromosome 21, APGP_CSIRO_Hbin_v1, whole genome shotgun sequence genome:
- the SYT8 gene encoding synaptotagmin-8 — protein sequence MSGITGAPTNPNSTTATTVLTTAEPSFIEGLINKIPLPRWALIAIAVAVCLVLLLFLICIIKCCCCRKKHKKKEKLNLVNINGSSTTASLVQPDTEDIECGLEDEKHGRLQYSLEYDFRSQELKVGVKQAADLKAMDSGGTSDPYVIVYLTSDMRKKYETKVYRKTLNPVFNDSFIFQIPQAEVAESTLVMQVYDFNRFSKHDIIGEMRLPLGDVNLQHVIEQWHELTAASKIEQERLGEICFSLRYVPSTSKLTVVILEAKKLKRMDAHGLSDPYVKVQLTLNKKKWKKKKTSIKKNTLSPYFNEAFVFEVPFSLIQNVDLVISVWDHDKMTKDDQIGKVFLGCRATGNQLRHWSDMLANPRRPVAQWHSLQPVEDVDKTLGLKSRFKLPIPNS from the exons ATGTCTGGCATCACTGGTGCTCCCACCAACCCTAATAGTACGACAGCAACTACTGTTCTAACCACAGCCGAGCCTAGCTTCATTGAAGGTCTTATTAACAAAATCCCAT TACCCAGATGGGCTCTCATCGCTATTGCTGTTGCGGTATGCCTagtcctcctccttttcctcatcTGCATCATTAAATGCTGTTGCTGCAGGAAGAAACACAAGAAGAAGGAAAAACTCAACTTGGTTAACATCAATGGTTCTTCCACAACAGCCAGTCTG GTCCAGCCTGATACGGAAGATATAGAGTGTGGCCTGGAGGATGAGAAGCATGGACGGCTGCAATATTCCCTGGAATATGACTTCCGTAGCCAGGAG CTGAAGGTTGGAGTAAAGCAAGCAGCAGATCTGAAAGCAATGGACAGTGGAGGTACTTCTGATCCCTATGTGATTGTCTATCTAACATCGGATATGAGGAAAAAATATGAAACAAAGGTTTACCGTAAGACACTCAACCCTGTTTTCAATGACAGCTTCATTTTCCAG ATACCCCAAGCAGAGGTAGCTGAATCCACCCTGGTGATGCAGGTGTATGATTTCAATCGTTTTTCTAAACATGACATAATTGGCGAGATGCGACTGCCTCTTGGGGATGTCAATTTGCAACATGTTATTGAGCAATGGCATGAGCTCACTGCAGCTAGCAAGATTGAG CAAGAGCGCCTTGGGgagatttgcttttcactcagatACGTACCTAGCACTAGCAAATTGACTGTGGTCATCTTAGAAGCCAAAAAACTCAAGCGGATGGATGCACATGGATTGTCAG ATCCCTATGTCAAAGTGCAACTTACTCTgaacaaaaagaaatggaagaaaaagaagacaagtATAAAGAAAAACACATTAAGCCCCTACTTCAATGAGGCATTTGTTTTTGAAGTGCCCTTCAGTTTGATTCAA AATGTAGATTTGGTGATTTCAGTCTGGGATCATGATAAAATGACCAAGGATGACCAGATTGGCAAGGTGTTCTTGGGCTGTAGAGCTACCGGCAACCAGCTGCGTCATTGGTCAGATATGCTAGCCAATCCTCGCAGGCCAGTTGCACAATGGCACAGCCTACAGCCTGTGGAAGATGTTGACAAAACCTTGGGACTGAAGTCTCGCTTCAAGCTGCCAATACCCAACAGCTAA